In Tubulanus polymorphus chromosome 8, tnTubPoly1.2, whole genome shotgun sequence, one genomic interval encodes:
- the LOC141909521 gene encoding uncharacterized protein LOC141909521: MEREVGVTDGMDAAVSGPIIKRMVLNSSSSPNKKRRKCRPTAESVSSIVDRVVKRVCTKITAEVSIKKELEDDEDYDDGGGEDAGDDSAARPAADAESGTMDIDNLEVAAYTETVSCDVSNIVREYVSKYRYEKTNDDIQTLTIEISNHGDGAGGGDDNDAGKPVVVKEEKKDETGRYQCDECAASFWSARAFNQHVILKHSVVKTEDVAEIPPPPKRGRGTSAPSTADEESSADENDDDEEVGDSSVFYCDLCPSTFEDLAAFRAHLYGQHGLETMDVDFPNASDDEDDDNDRADDDDGGGEKDDAPILTCDWCDDVRCNTIAELKSHLKRWHGDRCNECTYCDDAFFTSEDAYVEHVKREHAREPNQRVLPCNYCDAKFATPSGKVKHAKKAHAARIVKEEVDVVAPAKSDAKTPADKKFECQFCDFVYMSRSGLCSHLKKVHASECHACDICVKVFRTAAIYRAHMRVEHSAFPRKTLPCDFCPAKFASKTGQLKHMRREHAKSVQMRIMRKLNALERVYKCDYCATKVQSTQALKRHLFAQHPEAAYRCDHCDRLYVSREQLEKHRVKHLVKAYKCRFCATTYVSKDTFRAHIRSTHVLDGSKFKLEEFMPESEVKAAAAASAYSSSSETVDCTRCSKRFINARVYDAHTSKCHQTHECPICGVVKRRLFDLKTHIRLHTEERPYVCHICGNKFRSDTILKSHIQLHEAQRHPCEICGKEFAMKYYLKRHLKVHEHNDNNTYPYYCQICGKGFKTVRGYKLHVEGHDEEAVARRPTFTCDLCGKVLGSKSSLKLHMVIHKGLKPHVCDECGTAFTRLQELQRHKEIHDDGNIYECSICLKQYPVMAKLRRHLQTCSVDGPITFTCEHCGTEYKNQSSLAKHLKKCSG, from the exons ATGGAACGAGAAGTAGGCGTCACCGATGGAATGGACGCAGCTGTCAGCGGGCCGATCATCAAGAGAATGGTCCTAAATTCCTCATCTTCCCCTAACAAGAAAAGACGAAAAT GTCGACCCACGGCCGAATCTGTATCGTCGATAGTCGACCGCGTCGTGAAGAGAGTCTGTACGAAAATCACCGCCGAAGTTTCGATCAAAAAAGAACTCGAAGACGACGAGGACTACGACGACGGAGGTGGAGAGGATGCGGGAGACGATTCCGCGGCCAGACCCGCTGCCGATGCGGAGTCGGGGACGATGGACATCGACAATCTGGAAGTCGCCGCCTACACGGAGACCGTCAGCTGCGACGTATCGAATATCGTACGTGAGTACGTTTCGAAATATCGTTACGAGAAAACCAACGATGACATCCAAACATTGACGATCGAAATCAGTAATCACGGCGACGGTGCTGGCGGCGGCGATGATAACGATGCCGGCAAACCGGTTGTAGTAAAGGAGGAAAAGAAGGATGAAACAGGTCGTTACCAGTGCGATGAATGCGCGGCTAGTTTCTGGTCGGCGCGAGCGTTCAATCAGCACGTGATTTTGAAGCATTCCGTCGTTAAAACGGAGGATGTCGCCGAAATTCCTCCGCCGCCTAAACGTGGTCGCGGAACATCGGCTCCGTCGACCGCCGACGAGGAAAGCAGCGCGGATGAGAATGATGACGACGAAGAGGTAGGCGACAGTTCGGTGTTCTATTGCGATTTGTGTCCGTCGACGTTCGAAGATTTGGCCGCGTTTCGCGCACATCTGTACGGGCAACACGGGCTCGAAACGATGGACGTCGATTTCCCGAACGCAAGCGATGACGAGGACGACGATAATGATCGcgccgatgatgatgatggcggCGGTGAGAAGGACGACGCGCCGATTCTGACGTGCGATTGGTGCGACGACGTACGCTGCAACACTATCGCCGAGCTGAAGTCGCATTTAAAGCGATGGCACGGCGACCGCTGTAACGAGTGCACGTACTGCGACGACGCGTTCTTCACGTCGGAGGATGCGTACGTCGAACACGTGAAACGTGAGCACGCGCGCGAACCCAACCAGCGCGTGCTCCCGTGCAACTACTGCGACGCGAAATTCGCGACTCCGTCCGGCAAAGTGAAACACGCGAAGAAAGCCCACGCGGCGCGAATCGTCAAAGAGGAGGTCGACGTCGTAGCGCCTGCCAAGTCGGACGCGAAAACACCCGCCGACAAGAAGTTCGAATGTCAGTTTTGTGATTTCGTCTACATGAGTCGCAGCGGTTTGTGCAGTCACTTGAAGAAGGTCCACGCTAGCGAGTGCCACGCGTGCGACATCTGCGTGAAGGTGTTCCGCACGGCGGCGATCTACCGCGCGCACATGCGCGTCGAACACTCTGCGTTTCCGCGTAAAACGCTCCCGTGCGATTTCTGCCCGGCGAAATTCGCGAGCAAAACCGGCCAGCTGAAGCACATGCGACGCGAGCACGCGAAATCGGTGCAAATGCGAATCATGCGCAAGCTGAACGCGCTGGAACGCGTTTACAAATGCGACTACTGCGCGACGAAAGTTCAAAGCACGCAGGCGTTGAAACGGCATCTGTTCGCGCAGCATCCCGAAGCGGCGTACCGATGCGACCACTGCGACCGGTTGTACGTCAGCCGCGAGCAGCTGGAGAAGCACCGCGTGAAACACCTCGTTAAAGCGTACAAGTGTCGGTTTTGCGCGACGACCTACGTCAGCAAGGACACGTTCCGCGCGCACATACGCAGCACGCACGTGCTCGACGGCTCCAAGTTTAAACTGGAGGAATTCATGCCCGAAAGCGAGGTCAAGGCCGCGGCCGCCGCGTCTGCttattcgtcgtcgtcggaaaCAGTGGATTGTACGCGATGCAGCAAGCGGTTTATAAACGCGCGCGTGTACGACGCTCACACGAGCAAGTGCCATCAAACGCACGAGTGCCCGATTTGCGGCGTCGTCAAACGGCGTCTGTTCGACCTGAAAACGCACATCCGTCTGCACACGGAGGAGCGGCCGTACGTGTGCCACATCTGCGGCAACAAATTCCGCAGCGACACGATACTGAAATCGCACATACAGTTGCACGAAGCGCAGCGTCACCCGTGCGAAATATGTGGCAAGGAGTTCGCGATGAAGTACTACTTGAAGCGCCATCTGAAGGTGCACGAACACAACGACAACAACACGTATCCGTATTATTGCCAAATCTGCGGCAAAGGCTTCAAAACCGTGCGCGGGTATAAACTGCACGTCGAGGGACACGACGAGGAGGCCGTCGCGCGCCGTCCGACGTTTACCTGCGACTTGTGCGGCAAAGTCCTCGGCTCGAAGTCGAGTTTGAAGCTGCATATGGTCATACATAAAGGTCTGAAGCCGCACGTTTGCGACGAATGCGGCACGGCGTTCACGCGCCTGCAAGAGTTGCAGCGACACAAAGAAATACACGACGACGGCAACATCTACGAGTGTTCGATCTGTTTGAAACAGTACCCGGTTATGGCTAAATTGCGGCGTCACCTGCAGACGTGCAGCGTCGACGGGCCGATCACGTTCACGTGCGAACACTGCGGAACGGAGTATAAGAATCAGTCGTCGCTTGcgaaacatttgaaaaagtGTAGCggttga
- the LOC141909589 gene encoding gamma-1-syntrophin-like isoform X5: MDLVEPELKQGMVVVHDGKTRPQPVKLCLTEDSLTIKKEELVYVHSSSDEVENSGVSRERTVTVKRERIGGLGLSIKGGAEHHLPILVSRIFKDQAADKTGQLFVGDAITKVNGVNIEKYNHDNAVLCLRDAGEDVMITVKHFRPASLFLTRSLNRNSHHGTIVIDEDGRNKVPPGLKDAPKLEKHWADLHCIPLHFAHVTWYDTTSDKQRTNGFEVIAMDGTSTGVIHSDNNDNLNEWVRCINNNIQTLNNHSITMSNRLLLPNDQIIHMCWTAEKISLLNVKPGSPSWKPRFIAMRGSNIYFFETPPVSTRDWLKCDTICKVYESMFRVLKDTELLDDRNNCYIIQAGSGESFYLSVETRHDMLRFEKAWFRANYLAVMHLKNKTFGCSWRNRICGLTLDLQSGFSLYDSESRCYLWSYKFSQLKGSADDGKNKLTLHFITDMNTRETEIRELECTNLQTLLFSMHAFLSAKLASVDPAFLRNI; the protein is encoded by the exons ttgaaacaAGGAATGGTCGTAGTACACGATGGTAAAACACGACCTCAACCTGTCAAACTGTGTTTAACCGAAGATTCACTGACGATTAAAAAGGAAGAACTCGTCTACGTGCATTCCTCATCGGACGAGGTCGAAAACTCAGGAGTTTCACGG GAACGGACTGTAACGGTGAAAAGAGAACGTATCGGAGGGTTAGGTTTGAGCATAAAAGGTGGCGCCGAACATCATTTACCGATTCTCGTGTCGCGAATATTCAAGGATCAGGCGGCCGATAAAACCGGCCAACTGTTCGTCGGCGACGCCATTACAAAG GTGAATGGTGTTAACATTGAGAAGTATAATCACGATAATGCAGTATTGTGTTTGCGGGATGCCGGGGAAGATGTGATGATCACAGTTAAACATTTCAGACCCGCTTCACTATTCCTGACCAGGAGTTTAA ATAGAAACAGTCATCACGGCACTATTGTAATTGATGAGGATGGCAGAAAT AAAGTTCCGCCCGGATTAAAAGACGCTCCGAAACTAGAGAAACATTGGGCAGATTTACATTGTATTCCACTTCATTTCGCGCACGTCACGTGGTACGATACAACGTCTGATAAACAAAG AACGAATGGATTCGAAGTGATAGCGATGGATGGAACGTCTACAGGCGTCATACACAGTGATAATAATGACAATTTAAATGAATGGGTTCGCTGTATTAATAACAACATACAAACACTAAATAATCATTCT aTAACAATGTCCAATCGTTTACTGCTGCCGAACGACCAAATCATACACATGTGTTGGACAGCGGAGAAGATCTCGTTGCTGAACGTGAAACCAGGGTCGCCGTCGTGGAAACCGCGGTTCATCGCGATGAGGGGCTCGAATATCTACTTCTTTGAAACTCCGCCA GTGAGCACGAGAGATTGGTTGAAATGTGACACTATATGCAAAGTATACGAATCCATGTTCAGAGTATTGAAG GACACGGAATTATTGGACGATCGTAACAATTGTTACATCATTCAAGCGGGAAGCGGAGAGTCGTTCTATCTCAGCGTGGAAACGCGTCACGATATGTTACGTTTCGAGAAAGCTTGGTTCCGGGCGAATTATCTCGCAGTTATGCATTTAAAG aataaaaCATTTGGCTGCAGTTGGAGGAACAGAATTTGTGGTCTCACGTTAGACTTACAGTCAGGATTCTCATTGTATGATAGTGAATCCAGG TGCTATTTATGGAGTTATAAGTTCTCGCAGTTGAAAGGTTCGGCGGACGACGGTAAAAATAAACTCACTCTACATTTTATAACGGACATGAACACTAGAGAAACTGAAATTAGG GAATTGGAATGTACAAATCTACAGACTTTATTGTTTTCTATGCATGCGTTTTTATCTGCTAAACTTGCCTCAGTCGATCCAGCATTTCTGAGAAACATTTGA
- the LOC141909589 gene encoding gamma-1-syntrophin-like isoform X4, producing MLKQGMVVVHDGKTRPQPVKLCLTEDSLTIKKEELVYVHSSSDEVENSGVSRERTVTVKRERIGGLGLSIKGGAEHHLPILVSRIFKDQAADKTGQLFVGDAITKVNGVNIEKYNHDNAVLCLRDAGEDVMITVKHFRPASLFLTRSLNRNSHHGTIVIDEDGRNKVPPGLKDAPKLEKHWADLHCIPLHFAHVTWYDTTSDKQRTNGFEVIAMDGTSTGVIHSDNNDNLNEWVRCINNNIQTLNNHSITMSNRLLLPNDQIIHMCWTAEKISLLNVKPGSPSWKPRFIAMRGSNIYFFETPPVSLVSTRDWLKCDTICKVYESMFRVLKDTELLDDRNNCYIIQAGSGESFYLSVETRHDMLRFEKAWFRANYLAVMHLKNKTFGCSWRNRICGLTLDLQSGFSLYDSESRETDSKCYLWSYKFSQLKGSADDGKNKLTLHFITDMNTRETEIRELECTNLQTLLFSMHAFLSAKLASVDPAFLRNI from the exons ttgaaacaAGGAATGGTCGTAGTACACGATGGTAAAACACGACCTCAACCTGTCAAACTGTGTTTAACCGAAGATTCACTGACGATTAAAAAGGAAGAACTCGTCTACGTGCATTCCTCATCGGACGAGGTCGAAAACTCAGGAGTTTCACGG GAACGGACTGTAACGGTGAAAAGAGAACGTATCGGAGGGTTAGGTTTGAGCATAAAAGGTGGCGCCGAACATCATTTACCGATTCTCGTGTCGCGAATATTCAAGGATCAGGCGGCCGATAAAACCGGCCAACTGTTCGTCGGCGACGCCATTACAAAG GTGAATGGTGTTAACATTGAGAAGTATAATCACGATAATGCAGTATTGTGTTTGCGGGATGCCGGGGAAGATGTGATGATCACAGTTAAACATTTCAGACCCGCTTCACTATTCCTGACCAGGAGTTTAA ATAGAAACAGTCATCACGGCACTATTGTAATTGATGAGGATGGCAGAAAT AAAGTTCCGCCCGGATTAAAAGACGCTCCGAAACTAGAGAAACATTGGGCAGATTTACATTGTATTCCACTTCATTTCGCGCACGTCACGTGGTACGATACAACGTCTGATAAACAAAG AACGAATGGATTCGAAGTGATAGCGATGGATGGAACGTCTACAGGCGTCATACACAGTGATAATAATGACAATTTAAATGAATGGGTTCGCTGTATTAATAACAACATACAAACACTAAATAATCATTCT aTAACAATGTCCAATCGTTTACTGCTGCCGAACGACCAAATCATACACATGTGTTGGACAGCGGAGAAGATCTCGTTGCTGAACGTGAAACCAGGGTCGCCGTCGTGGAAACCGCGGTTCATCGCGATGAGGGGCTCGAATATCTACTTCTTTGAAACTCCGCCAGTGAGTCTT GTGAGCACGAGAGATTGGTTGAAATGTGACACTATATGCAAAGTATACGAATCCATGTTCAGAGTATTGAAG GACACGGAATTATTGGACGATCGTAACAATTGTTACATCATTCAAGCGGGAAGCGGAGAGTCGTTCTATCTCAGCGTGGAAACGCGTCACGATATGTTACGTTTCGAGAAAGCTTGGTTCCGGGCGAATTATCTCGCAGTTATGCATTTAAAG aataaaaCATTTGGCTGCAGTTGGAGGAACAGAATTTGTGGTCTCACGTTAGACTTACAGTCAGGATTCTCATTGTATGATAGTGAATCCAGG GAAACTGACTCGAAG TGCTATTTATGGAGTTATAAGTTCTCGCAGTTGAAAGGTTCGGCGGACGACGGTAAAAATAAACTCACTCTACATTTTATAACGGACATGAACACTAGAGAAACTGAAATTAGG GAATTGGAATGTACAAATCTACAGACTTTATTGTTTTCTATGCATGCGTTTTTATCTGCTAAACTTGCCTCAGTCGATCCAGCATTTCTGAGAAACATTTGA
- the LOC141909589 gene encoding gamma-1-syntrophin-like isoform X3 has product MDLVEPELKQGMVVVHDGKTRPQPVKLCLTEDSLTIKKEELVYVHSSSDEVENSGVSRERTVTVKRERIGGLGLSIKGGAEHHLPILVSRIFKDQAADKTGQLFVGDAITKVNGVNIEKYNHDNAVLCLRDAGEDVMITVKHFRPASLFLTRSLNRNSHHGTIVIDEDGRNKVPPGLKDAPKLEKHWADLHCIPLHFAHVTWYDTTSDKQRTNGFEVIAMDGTSTGVIHSDNNDNLNEWVRCINNNIQTLNNHSITMSNRLLLPNDQIIHMCWTAEKISLLNVKPGSPSWKPRFIAMRGSNIYFFETPPVSLVSTRDWLKCDTICKVYESMFRVLKDTELLDDRNNCYIIQAGSGESFYLSVETRHDMLRFEKAWFRANYLAVMHLKNKTFGCSWRNRICGLTLDLQSGFSLYDSESRCYLWSYKFSQLKGSADDGKNKLTLHFITDMNTRETEIRELECTNLQTLLFSMHAFLSAKLASVDPAFLRNI; this is encoded by the exons ttgaaacaAGGAATGGTCGTAGTACACGATGGTAAAACACGACCTCAACCTGTCAAACTGTGTTTAACCGAAGATTCACTGACGATTAAAAAGGAAGAACTCGTCTACGTGCATTCCTCATCGGACGAGGTCGAAAACTCAGGAGTTTCACGG GAACGGACTGTAACGGTGAAAAGAGAACGTATCGGAGGGTTAGGTTTGAGCATAAAAGGTGGCGCCGAACATCATTTACCGATTCTCGTGTCGCGAATATTCAAGGATCAGGCGGCCGATAAAACCGGCCAACTGTTCGTCGGCGACGCCATTACAAAG GTGAATGGTGTTAACATTGAGAAGTATAATCACGATAATGCAGTATTGTGTTTGCGGGATGCCGGGGAAGATGTGATGATCACAGTTAAACATTTCAGACCCGCTTCACTATTCCTGACCAGGAGTTTAA ATAGAAACAGTCATCACGGCACTATTGTAATTGATGAGGATGGCAGAAAT AAAGTTCCGCCCGGATTAAAAGACGCTCCGAAACTAGAGAAACATTGGGCAGATTTACATTGTATTCCACTTCATTTCGCGCACGTCACGTGGTACGATACAACGTCTGATAAACAAAG AACGAATGGATTCGAAGTGATAGCGATGGATGGAACGTCTACAGGCGTCATACACAGTGATAATAATGACAATTTAAATGAATGGGTTCGCTGTATTAATAACAACATACAAACACTAAATAATCATTCT aTAACAATGTCCAATCGTTTACTGCTGCCGAACGACCAAATCATACACATGTGTTGGACAGCGGAGAAGATCTCGTTGCTGAACGTGAAACCAGGGTCGCCGTCGTGGAAACCGCGGTTCATCGCGATGAGGGGCTCGAATATCTACTTCTTTGAAACTCCGCCAGTGAGTCTT GTGAGCACGAGAGATTGGTTGAAATGTGACACTATATGCAAAGTATACGAATCCATGTTCAGAGTATTGAAG GACACGGAATTATTGGACGATCGTAACAATTGTTACATCATTCAAGCGGGAAGCGGAGAGTCGTTCTATCTCAGCGTGGAAACGCGTCACGATATGTTACGTTTCGAGAAAGCTTGGTTCCGGGCGAATTATCTCGCAGTTATGCATTTAAAG aataaaaCATTTGGCTGCAGTTGGAGGAACAGAATTTGTGGTCTCACGTTAGACTTACAGTCAGGATTCTCATTGTATGATAGTGAATCCAGG TGCTATTTATGGAGTTATAAGTTCTCGCAGTTGAAAGGTTCGGCGGACGACGGTAAAAATAAACTCACTCTACATTTTATAACGGACATGAACACTAGAGAAACTGAAATTAGG GAATTGGAATGTACAAATCTACAGACTTTATTGTTTTCTATGCATGCGTTTTTATCTGCTAAACTTGCCTCAGTCGATCCAGCATTTCTGAGAAACATTTGA
- the LOC141909589 gene encoding gamma-1-syntrophin-like isoform X2, whose translation MDLVEPELKQGMVVVHDGKTRPQPVKLCLTEDSLTIKKEELVYVHSSSDEVENSGVSRERTVTVKRERIGGLGLSIKGGAEHHLPILVSRIFKDQAADKTGQLFVGDAITKVNGVNIEKYNHDNAVLCLRDAGEDVMITVKHFRPASLFLTRSLNRNSHHGTIVIDEDGRNKVPPGLKDAPKLEKHWADLHCIPLHFAHVTWYDTTSDKQRTNGFEVIAMDGTSTGVIHSDNNDNLNEWVRCINNNIQTLNNHSITMSNRLLLPNDQIIHMCWTAEKISLLNVKPGSPSWKPRFIAMRGSNIYFFETPPVSTRDWLKCDTICKVYESMFRVLKDTELLDDRNNCYIIQAGSGESFYLSVETRHDMLRFEKAWFRANYLAVMHLKNKTFGCSWRNRICGLTLDLQSGFSLYDSESRETDSKCYLWSYKFSQLKGSADDGKNKLTLHFITDMNTRETEIRELECTNLQTLLFSMHAFLSAKLASVDPAFLRNI comes from the exons ttgaaacaAGGAATGGTCGTAGTACACGATGGTAAAACACGACCTCAACCTGTCAAACTGTGTTTAACCGAAGATTCACTGACGATTAAAAAGGAAGAACTCGTCTACGTGCATTCCTCATCGGACGAGGTCGAAAACTCAGGAGTTTCACGG GAACGGACTGTAACGGTGAAAAGAGAACGTATCGGAGGGTTAGGTTTGAGCATAAAAGGTGGCGCCGAACATCATTTACCGATTCTCGTGTCGCGAATATTCAAGGATCAGGCGGCCGATAAAACCGGCCAACTGTTCGTCGGCGACGCCATTACAAAG GTGAATGGTGTTAACATTGAGAAGTATAATCACGATAATGCAGTATTGTGTTTGCGGGATGCCGGGGAAGATGTGATGATCACAGTTAAACATTTCAGACCCGCTTCACTATTCCTGACCAGGAGTTTAA ATAGAAACAGTCATCACGGCACTATTGTAATTGATGAGGATGGCAGAAAT AAAGTTCCGCCCGGATTAAAAGACGCTCCGAAACTAGAGAAACATTGGGCAGATTTACATTGTATTCCACTTCATTTCGCGCACGTCACGTGGTACGATACAACGTCTGATAAACAAAG AACGAATGGATTCGAAGTGATAGCGATGGATGGAACGTCTACAGGCGTCATACACAGTGATAATAATGACAATTTAAATGAATGGGTTCGCTGTATTAATAACAACATACAAACACTAAATAATCATTCT aTAACAATGTCCAATCGTTTACTGCTGCCGAACGACCAAATCATACACATGTGTTGGACAGCGGAGAAGATCTCGTTGCTGAACGTGAAACCAGGGTCGCCGTCGTGGAAACCGCGGTTCATCGCGATGAGGGGCTCGAATATCTACTTCTTTGAAACTCCGCCA GTGAGCACGAGAGATTGGTTGAAATGTGACACTATATGCAAAGTATACGAATCCATGTTCAGAGTATTGAAG GACACGGAATTATTGGACGATCGTAACAATTGTTACATCATTCAAGCGGGAAGCGGAGAGTCGTTCTATCTCAGCGTGGAAACGCGTCACGATATGTTACGTTTCGAGAAAGCTTGGTTCCGGGCGAATTATCTCGCAGTTATGCATTTAAAG aataaaaCATTTGGCTGCAGTTGGAGGAACAGAATTTGTGGTCTCACGTTAGACTTACAGTCAGGATTCTCATTGTATGATAGTGAATCCAGG GAAACTGACTCGAAG TGCTATTTATGGAGTTATAAGTTCTCGCAGTTGAAAGGTTCGGCGGACGACGGTAAAAATAAACTCACTCTACATTTTATAACGGACATGAACACTAGAGAAACTGAAATTAGG GAATTGGAATGTACAAATCTACAGACTTTATTGTTTTCTATGCATGCGTTTTTATCTGCTAAACTTGCCTCAGTCGATCCAGCATTTCTGAGAAACATTTGA
- the LOC141909589 gene encoding gamma-1-syntrophin-like isoform X1, translating to MDLVEPELKQGMVVVHDGKTRPQPVKLCLTEDSLTIKKEELVYVHSSSDEVENSGVSRERTVTVKRERIGGLGLSIKGGAEHHLPILVSRIFKDQAADKTGQLFVGDAITKVNGVNIEKYNHDNAVLCLRDAGEDVMITVKHFRPASLFLTRSLNRNSHHGTIVIDEDGRNKVPPGLKDAPKLEKHWADLHCIPLHFAHVTWYDTTSDKQRTNGFEVIAMDGTSTGVIHSDNNDNLNEWVRCINNNIQTLNNHSITMSNRLLLPNDQIIHMCWTAEKISLLNVKPGSPSWKPRFIAMRGSNIYFFETPPVSLVSTRDWLKCDTICKVYESMFRVLKDTELLDDRNNCYIIQAGSGESFYLSVETRHDMLRFEKAWFRANYLAVMHLKNKTFGCSWRNRICGLTLDLQSGFSLYDSESRETDSKCYLWSYKFSQLKGSADDGKNKLTLHFITDMNTRETEIRELECTNLQTLLFSMHAFLSAKLASVDPAFLRNI from the exons ttgaaacaAGGAATGGTCGTAGTACACGATGGTAAAACACGACCTCAACCTGTCAAACTGTGTTTAACCGAAGATTCACTGACGATTAAAAAGGAAGAACTCGTCTACGTGCATTCCTCATCGGACGAGGTCGAAAACTCAGGAGTTTCACGG GAACGGACTGTAACGGTGAAAAGAGAACGTATCGGAGGGTTAGGTTTGAGCATAAAAGGTGGCGCCGAACATCATTTACCGATTCTCGTGTCGCGAATATTCAAGGATCAGGCGGCCGATAAAACCGGCCAACTGTTCGTCGGCGACGCCATTACAAAG GTGAATGGTGTTAACATTGAGAAGTATAATCACGATAATGCAGTATTGTGTTTGCGGGATGCCGGGGAAGATGTGATGATCACAGTTAAACATTTCAGACCCGCTTCACTATTCCTGACCAGGAGTTTAA ATAGAAACAGTCATCACGGCACTATTGTAATTGATGAGGATGGCAGAAAT AAAGTTCCGCCCGGATTAAAAGACGCTCCGAAACTAGAGAAACATTGGGCAGATTTACATTGTATTCCACTTCATTTCGCGCACGTCACGTGGTACGATACAACGTCTGATAAACAAAG AACGAATGGATTCGAAGTGATAGCGATGGATGGAACGTCTACAGGCGTCATACACAGTGATAATAATGACAATTTAAATGAATGGGTTCGCTGTATTAATAACAACATACAAACACTAAATAATCATTCT aTAACAATGTCCAATCGTTTACTGCTGCCGAACGACCAAATCATACACATGTGTTGGACAGCGGAGAAGATCTCGTTGCTGAACGTGAAACCAGGGTCGCCGTCGTGGAAACCGCGGTTCATCGCGATGAGGGGCTCGAATATCTACTTCTTTGAAACTCCGCCAGTGAGTCTT GTGAGCACGAGAGATTGGTTGAAATGTGACACTATATGCAAAGTATACGAATCCATGTTCAGAGTATTGAAG GACACGGAATTATTGGACGATCGTAACAATTGTTACATCATTCAAGCGGGAAGCGGAGAGTCGTTCTATCTCAGCGTGGAAACGCGTCACGATATGTTACGTTTCGAGAAAGCTTGGTTCCGGGCGAATTATCTCGCAGTTATGCATTTAAAG aataaaaCATTTGGCTGCAGTTGGAGGAACAGAATTTGTGGTCTCACGTTAGACTTACAGTCAGGATTCTCATTGTATGATAGTGAATCCAGG GAAACTGACTCGAAG TGCTATTTATGGAGTTATAAGTTCTCGCAGTTGAAAGGTTCGGCGGACGACGGTAAAAATAAACTCACTCTACATTTTATAACGGACATGAACACTAGAGAAACTGAAATTAGG GAATTGGAATGTACAAATCTACAGACTTTATTGTTTTCTATGCATGCGTTTTTATCTGCTAAACTTGCCTCAGTCGATCCAGCATTTCTGAGAAACATTTGA